The genomic window GGCGGCAGCAGCTCCGCGGCGGCCGAGAGCCCGGTGAGCGGGGTGCGCAGCTCGTGCGCGACGTCGGCGGTGAAGCGCTGCTCGTTGAGCAGCTTCTCCTGGAGGGCCGAGGCCATGGTGTCCAGGGCCGCGGAGACCGTGGCGACCTCGTCCTCGGGGCGCGAAGGGTCCTTGGTGCGGGGGTCGTTGACGCGGGCGTCCAGATCGCCCGCCCCGATGCGGCGGGCCACCTGCGCGGTCAGATGCAGCCGGCTCGTCACCCGGGACACCGAGAACGCGCCCACCAGCAGCGTCGCACCGATCGCCAGCACCGATGAGCCGAGGATCGCCCGGTCCAGATTGGTGATCGTCTGCGCGCTGAGCGCGTAGTCGACGCGGACGGCTATCGCCCGGCCGTCGGCGGGGCCCGCGGCCCACATCGTCGGATCGCCCTCGTACTCGGTGACGACCGTTCCGCGCTGCCCGCCGAGCGCGAGCGCGCGCAGCTGCTCCGGCAGCCCCGGCGGGTCGAGCTGGCCCCACGGGCCGAGCGGCTCGCCCGTCTCGTACCGCGTCGTGACGTCATCCAGCCGGGACAGGGCCTTCTCACGGGCCTGGTCCACGGTCTGGCGGGTCACCGAGACATGGACGAGGGCGCCGAGCAGGGCGGCGAGTGCGCAGCACATCACCGTGATGAAGACCGCGGCCTTCCAGGTCAGCGTCGCGGTCCAGGCGGGGAGGCGGGGACGGCGCCGGCGGTTCCGTGGGCGCCTGCGGTGCGGGCGGGGGCGCTGAGGGCCGGGCCGGAACGCATCACCCGGGCCCGGGCCGGTGTGCCGCAGGCTCATCGGGTGGCCCCCGGCGACGGCGGCGCATCCGGTGACGGGCCGGTGGCGGTCGGCGCGGGAGTGGCGGTGTCCGGCGTGGGGACGTCCGGGGTGGGGACGTCCGACGAAGGGGCGGCCGGGGGCGGCGCCGACGGCTTGACCCGGATGATCTCGTCGCGGGCGGGCAGCATCGCGTGCTGCTGGTCGTCCCAGGACCAGGCCGTCCGGTACTCGTACCCGGGGATGCCCGCCGAAACGGCCCGGATGATCAGGTCACGGCCGGCCAGCTCCACACGGACCACGGCGTCGGTGTCGGCCATGATCCGGGTGAGGCCGCCGTGCTCCGGCATGTAGACGCGGATCGCGGTCTGCTGTTCCGTCACGGTGACGCCGACGATCAGCTCGTCCTTCCCGTCGCCGGTCAGATCGCGGTAGTACGGCTTCATCACCGGGCAGTCCGCCGGCTTCGAGGTGCAGTCGCGCAACTGCCGGACCGTCTCCGGATGGAGCCCGTTCGGGCCGCCGACCTGGTCGGGGTGGGCGGTGATGTCGGCCTGGACGACGGCCACCGGGTCGAGCCTGTGGACATCGCCGTCGCCCAGGGCGATGCCGGGCACGCGCTGGGTGTCGCTCTCGCCGTAGTCGAAGGGCGGCGCGGAGATCGGCGGCAGCTCGGGCCACAGCCGCACCGGGCCGACGGCCGTCGGTGTCGCCCCCGCGGGCTCCAGGCTGCCCGCGTCCTGGCATCCGGTCAGCAACAGGGCGCCGGCAGTCGCCATGAGCGCTGCGCCGATCGCGGTGCGGTACGGATTCACGGGTGGTGCTCCCTGCTGATGCTGGCGGCTACGCCGTCTCGCGCGTCAGACGGGGCTCGGGCCGTTCGGGCTTTCCCTCCACCATATGCGGCGGGATGGGCGTGATGAGAGGGTCGAAAGTATCTGTCCGTTATTGCTGGCCTTCGTCGGCTGGGTAACAGTTCCCCATCGCAGTCTCCCCATCGCGTTCCTCCGCCGCCATGATCCCCCATGTGCCGGCCGCCCGGCTGCGGCCGCTCAGCCCTGGTCCGCCAGGGCCTGTCTGCACAGGGTCAGCAGCCGCTCGTCCCGTTCGATGTCGTGCGTGCCGGAACCGCCGTCCAGGACGTTGTGCCGGCGCGGGCGGGAGAGCTCCGCGCGCAGCAGCGGGGCGGCGGGAGAGGCCGCCGGGCCCATCCTGGCGAGGCACTCGGCGACCTCCACCCGCCCGTACCGGTTCTCCTCCCAGGCCGTGAGCAGCACCGGCAGGGCGTCCCCCGTCTCACCCGTGACCCGCCACAGCGCTATCGCCGCGTCCATCCGCAGCCAGCGCTCACGGGCGGCCAGCAGCCCGCGCAGGGCCGGCACCGCCGGCTTCGCGGGGGCGCCGAGGAAGCCGAGGGCGGTGGCCGCCGACCGGCGCTCGTCCGGCCCGTCCGCCGCGAGGAACCGCCGCAGCACCGGCAGGACGGCATCGGCGTCGCCCGCGACCGACCACAGCGCCCTGGCCGCCGCCGTCGCCACCGACGAGGACGGACTGCGCAGCAGTGCGCACAGCTCCGGGGCGGCCGGCAGCGCCGCAGGACCGAAGGCCGCGAGCGCCCGCAGCGCCGACTCGGTCACCCACTCACCGCCCCGCTGCGGAGCGCCCCGCAGCACCCGCAGCACCTCGGGCAGGGCCTCGGCGGCGCGCAGCGCGCCCAGCGCCCGCAGCAGCGGCCCCGCCCGGTCGAAGAGCTGGTCGTCGAGGCCGACCTCGCCGAGGCGGCGCCGCAGGACCGGCGCGAGGGGCGCCGCCGACTGTCCCAGATACGGCACCGCGAACGCCGCCCCCCGCGGCGGCTCCGGCTCGGCCAGCGCCACCGCAAGCGCCGGCACCGCGCGCGGGTCGCCGAGCCTGGCCAGCGCGATCAGGGCACGGTCGTCCCGCGGTCCCGCGCCCGCACCGCTCGTGTCGATGCGCGCGGCGAGGGCGTCCGCCGCGGGCCGCGCCAGCCCGAAGAGGCTCTCCAGCAGACTCGCCGCAGCCGCCCGCAGCCGCGGCTCGGGATCGCCGAGCTGCGCCCCGACGGACCGCACCAGCTCCTCGTAGGGCCCGCGCCAGGTCCGTATCAGTCCGTGGCACATCCACACGGCGTCCGTGCGCTGCGCCGGGTCGCCGTCGCTCAGCCGCGCCACGAGCAGCGCGACCCGCTCGTCGACCCGGTCGCCGAGCGCCGAGTGGAGGGTGCGCAGCAGATCGTCCGTCCCGCGGCCGTGGCCCGGGCCTCCCGGCCCGTCCGCCTCGCGGAGCAGCGCGGGCACCGTCGCCGCGATGCCCTTCGGCAGCGCGTCCGGCGCGCAGCGGGCGAGCTGGGCGAGCGCGGCCAGCCGCAGTCCCGCCGGGTGGTCCGGGGCCAGCAGGCCGCTGAGCCACTGCGCCGCCTCCGCCCGCAGCGCGGCATGGCGCAGGGCGATCCGGCCGACCGCCTCGACGAGCGCGAGCCGCACCTCCGCGTCCTGCTCGGCCGCCAGCCGGCCCCGCAGCAGCGCCAGCACCCGAGCCGGCTCCCCGTGCAGCACCGCCAGCGCGCACGGCACGGCCAGCCGTACCCCCGGGTCGTCGTCCGAGAGGAGCCCGGTGAACACATCGGCGCCGGCGGCGACGGCGGACGCCGCCATCGCGTAGTTGGCCGCTTCCTCGAACTCCTCCTCGTCCGGGCCGGGTTCGTCGTCCCCGTCCAGCTCGATGCCTCCGATGCTGGTCAGCAACTCCACGACGGCGCCCCGGTCCTGGACCTCCGGGGAGGCGACGAGCTCCAGCAGGAAAGGTATGCAGGCGAGCGTCGAGTCGTACACGTCGCCCTGGTGGTGCACCGCGGCGTACATACCGTCGAGCGCGGCCTCGCGCTCCACCGGATCGGGCGACGCCAGCCCGCGCAGCAGCCCCGGGACATCGTCCGCGGGGCCGTACGCATGGCCCAGCGACGCCCAGTCGACCTCGTCGATCCCCGTGAACACGCCGTTCCCTCCCACCCGCAAGGCACCACCTGAGAGTGTGCACCAGGACTACGACAACGACGCCCGCGAAATCCGGCATGTGTCACCGGTGTTCGGGTCCCCCGTCCGGGATATTGCCCCGCCCGCCCGCCGACTGGTCCCATGGAGTGCGGGCCGGAGCGCGGGGGTGACGGACATGAGCGGACTGCGTGTCACACCGGTGGCGAGACACGGGCGTTCGCGCCTGTACGTGAGCCTCCCGAGCGGGCTGAACGCCGCCTGGTACGACCGCGAGACCAACCGGGTCAGCCTCGTGCTCACCGAGCTCCGCGAGGAGGTGCTCGCCGCCCTCGCCCCCTATCTGACCGGTGACATCACGGTCGGCCCGCCGCCCGTGCCGACCGCCGAGGAGCTCGCGAGGCTCTCCCTCCACCCCGACGACGATCTGGCGCCCAACCGCCCCGGGGAGGCCCTCCACCTCGCCCTGGACGGGGCGGCGTCGCCCGGGCGGCGGCCGCTGCGGACGGATCCCCGGCTGACCGAACTCGCCGCGCAGCAGCGGGTCGGCGCCGAGCTCGACCGGCTGGAGAACGCCGGCTGGCGGGTCCTCCACTCCGTGCCGCTGCCCGGCGCCGACCGCATCGACCATCTGGCGATCGGCCCGGCCGGCGTGCTCGCGGTCCGCACCCTCGCCGCCCGCGGCCGCCGCGTCCGGGTCGAGGGGGTGCTGGTCCGCACCGGCCGGGCCGAGCCGCGGCCCGAGCTGCGCCGGACCCGCGGTGCGGCCCAGCGGGCCTCGCTCGCGCTGGCCGCCGCCGTCCGCCCGGTGCTCGCCGTGGCAGGGGCGGCACGGCTCGATGTGCCGCCCCTGCCACGGGATGTGCGGATCGTCGCGGACACCGAGGTGGCGGGGCTCGCCCGGCTCGCCGGTGTCCTGAAGCCGGCGGACGTCGAGTCGCTGTACGGGCGCGCCCGCGACCGCAGGACCTGGCTGCGCGCCTGAGCCGCGAGAGGCCCTCAGCCCAGGTTGTCGCCCCAGCCGCCCTGGAGCATCGTCTGGAACGCCCACACCCCGTCCCGCTTGATCAGGATGTCGGCGTACCGCAGCCGCTGCGTGGTGTCGCCCATGGTCATGAGCGAGTCCGTGAAGACCACGGCCATCGCCGGGCCGAGGAAGACGGGGGTGCGGGTCGACTCGAACGCGATGGCGTCGGAGCCGTCGCCCATCACCTGGGTCATGGTGGCGACGAACCGCGCGCGGTCCCACTGGGCCGAGGCCCCGTTGCCCGCGGAGTCGTCGCTCACCAGGTTGAGCGGGAAGACCGCCATGTCGGCCATCCGCTCGATGTCGCGGCGGGCGCCGGCCGCGTCGTACTCCGCGAACCACGCCTGGATGCTCGCGAGCTCGCCGGGGGTCGGGGTGTAGCCGGTGTCGGGCAGTCGGGGAACGGGCACACTCTCTCCTGATCAAACTTGACTACTGGGCTGTGGAGAGGAGTGCCCGCACTCCAGCTAGTCAAACTTGATTAATCAGGTCGTCGCGCAGTCGCAGGACCGTCACCACCGAGTGCCGCGTCGTCCCCCGCTCCACCTCCGCGACCAGCCCCGGGGCCACCCCGCGGTACGGCACCTCGCCCACCCCGATCGCCATCGCCACGCCATCGGCCGCCCCGGTCCCGCGGCCGGCCAGGGTGGTCGCCGCGTGGCTGCGCAGCGCGGGCGGCAGCGGGCTCGACACCACCGGTGTGTCGTCGTCGGGCAGTACCAGCACCAGCGCGGCGGGCCGGTCGGCGGGTCCGGTGAAGCCGACCACCGCCGCGTCCCGGACGTGTGTGTGCCGCAGCTTGCGCCAGTCCCGCGCACCCGGCCGGTACGGCCCGCCGAGCCGCTTGATCACCAGCCCTTCGACACCGGTGGCGGTGAGCGTCTCGTACCAGGTGGCCGCGAGCTCGGCGTCCGTGGTCATCGGGACCGGCTGGAGCGGCGGCCCGAGCGGGCCGACCAGTGCCACAAGCCGTTCCCTGCGGCGCTCGTACGGCGCGGAGCGCAGGTCCCGGCCGCCCTCCGCGAGCAGGTCGAAGGCGGCGTACGAGGCGGGCAGTCGGCTTGCGAGGAGCGCGGCCCGCGACACCGTGGCCGCCGCCCGGCGCTGGACCGCCGCGAAGTCGATCCGACCGCCGGTCCACACGACCACCTCCCCGTCGAGCACCGTGCCGTCCGGCAGTGCGAGCGCCGCGGCCGCCAGATCGGGGAAGGCGGCGGTGACGATCCGCCCCGAGCGGGCCTGGAGCACGGCCGTGCCGTCCAGCGTGAAGACCAGGAGCCGATGGCCGTCGAACTTCGGTTCGTACGCGAGCCCCGCCCCGCGCGGCAGCGCCGCCACCGGTTCGGCGAGCGCCACCTTCAGCGGCGGCCGCAGCACGCTCCCGGCCCGGGCGGTCAAGGCGGCCCACCCGCGCTCACGGCAGGCTCCCCGCGTGCGCGGGGTCGAGGAGCGGCGCCAGCAGGTCCCCGTACCGCTCCAGCCGCCCGGCGATGGCGTCGTGGCGGAAGACCAGCGCGGCGGGGGAGTCGCATCCCCCGACCTCCTCCCAGGTCACGGGCGCGGAGACGGTCGGCTCGGTCCTGGCGCGCAGGGTGTAGGGGGTTGCGGTGGTCTTGGCCGCGGCGTTCTGGCTGTGGTCGACGAAGACCTTCCCCGGGCGCAGCGCCCGGGTCATCCGGTGGACGACCAGCCCCCCGAGCTCCGCCTCGGCCTCGACGGCGAGCCCCTTCGCGTACGCCGACACCTCGGGCGAGGGCCTCGGCTCCAGCGGCACCAGCAGATGCAGCCCCTTGGAGCCGGAGGTCTTCGCGTACGCCTCCAGCCCGTCGGCGGCGAGCCGCTCGCGCAGCCACAGCGCCACCTCGCAGCACTCGACGACGGTGGCGGGCGCGCCGGGGTCGAGGTCGAGGACCAGCCGGTCGGCCACGGCCGGTGCGTCCACCCGCCACTGCGGGGTGTGGAACTCCACGACCAGGTTCGCCGCCCACATCAGGGACGGCAGGTCCTGCACGACGACCTGTTCCCCGGTCTCCCGGGAGGAGCGCGGCACCTCGGAGACCTGCACCCAGTCGGGCGTGCCCGGCGGAGGGTTCTTGGTGAAGAACAGCTGGCCGTCGGGGCCGTCCGGATAGCGGAGGAAGGAGAGCGGGCGGTCGCGGAGCTGGGCCAGGAGGGGCTCCGCGGTGAGGGCGTAGTAGTGCAGCACTTCGCCTTTGGTGGTGCCGGTCGCGGGGTAGAGGACCTTTTCCAGGTTGCTGAGCGACAGGCGCCGCCCCTCCACCTCTGTGATGGGCGTCATACGATGAGAATCCCATGAATCGTCTCTTAGTCGGATGAAAGGGATGAAACGTGCGATCCATCTGGAACGGCGCGATCTCCTTCGGCTTGGTCAGCATCCCGATCAAGCTCGTGAACGCCACCGAGAGCCGCTCGGTCTCCTTCCGGCAGATCCATGCCGCGGACGGCGGCCGCATCCGCTACCGCAAGGTCTGCGAGCTGGACGACCAGGAGGTCGCCGCGGCGGAGATCGGCAAGGCGTACGAGGACGCGGACGGCACGCTGATCCCGATCACCGACGAGGACCTCGCTTCGCTGCCGCTGCCCACGGCGAAGACGATCGAGATCGTCGCGTTCGTCCCGGCCGCGGAGATCGATCCGCTCCAGATGGACGCGGCGTACTACCTCTCCGCGAACGGCGTGCCCGCCGCCAAGCCGTACACGCTGCTGCGCGAGGCGCTCAAACGGAGCAAGAAGGTGGCAGTGGCGAAATACGCGCTGAGGGGGCGGGAGCGGCTCGGAATGCTGCGCGTCGTCGACGACGTCATCGCCATGCACGGGCTCCTCTGGCCCGACGAGATCCGCCGGCCCGAGGGCGTCGCCCCGGAGACCGACGTCACCATCCGCGACGCCGAACTCGACCTGGCGGACGCCCTCATGGACACCCTCGGCCGCGTCGACCTCGACACACTCCACGACGACTACCGCGCCGCCGTCGAAGAGCTCATCGCCGCCAAGGCCGAAGGCGTCGAACCCTCCCCGGAGCGCGCCCCCGCGGCGGCCGGCGGCAAGGTCATCGACCTGATGGCCGCGCTGGAGAGCAGCGTCAAGGCGGCGAAGGAGGCCCGCGGCGCCGAGGGCGAGGAGGTGGCCCGCGCCGCGGAGACGGCGGAGGCGGCGGAGACCGCGGAGGTCACGGAGCTCAAGCCGCGCAAACGCGCGGCGAAGAAGACGACGGCGAAGGCGGTGCCGAAGGAAACGGGCACCAAGAAGTCGACAGCGGCGACGACAGCGGCGACGAAGAAGACGGCCGCGAAGAAGACGGCCGCAACGGCGAAGTCGACCACGAAGAAGGCGGCGCCGGCCAAGAAGACCACGCCCCGCAAACGGGCCTCCGCTTAGGGGGTGTCCGGTGGGTCATGCTGGGCTCGCGACGCCCTGCGGCTCCGTCTCCCGCGTTGTTGTCGATCGCCGACTCCCCCGTAGCCCTCCGGGCACGGGTGGGATCCCCCACCGCGTTTCTCTCTCCTCCGCCTTGGATCCGAAGCCGCTGGACGCCGCTCGCTGATCCAGCCTGATGCACCGGACACCCCCTAGCCCAAAGCCGATCGCATCGAGTCCGCGAACGCCCCTGAGAACCTCTCCCGGGTCTCCTCGTCGACGAGATCGAGGGAGAGGTAGGGGTTCAGGTCCTCCAGCTCGACCAGCAGCAGCCGCCCGTCCTCGTCGCGGCACGCGTCGACCCGCTGGATCCCGTAGGCGAGCCCGTTCCAGTCCACGAAGGACCGGGCGAACTCCAGATCACCCGGACCGGGCTCGTAGCGCTCCAGCTCCCAGCGCCGCTCGGGCCGGGGTGCGTACAGCGCGTACTGGAAGTCGCGGTCGACGAAGTAGAACGAGACCTCGTACCGGAACCGCACGCGCGGCTGCACGAGCACCCCGCCCGCACCCGCTCCGCCCCACTCCGCCCCGCCCGCACCCGCTCCGCCGAACTCCACCCCGGCCAGCGCCTCCGCGCCGACGAATTCGAGCCCGAGGGAGTCGGCGCCGAGCAGCGGCTTCACGACGTACTCGGCCGACGCGGGCAGCCGCCCGAGGTCGGCCGCGCGGTCGACGGTCGGGATCACCGGGTACCCGGCGGCGTACAGCTCCGGCAGATAGCCCTTGCCGGCCATGTCGCCCTTGCCGGTCAGCGGGTTGTAGACCCGCACCCCCTCGGCCCGGGCCCGGGCACGGAACGCGTCGTACGCCTCCTGGTAGTGCAGGACGGGACCGCTGTTGCGCACCACGACCAGGTCGTACGCGCCCATCAGCGCCTCGGCGTCCCGCGGATGGCACAGCGCCAGCGGGAACTCCTCGCGCAGCCGGGCGGTCAGCCGGATGTCCTCGTCGCAGTACCGCCGCTCGCGCGCCGGATACGCCAGATCCGTCACGTACAGGATCCGCTCGGACCCCTGCCCCTTGGCCACGCCCGCTCCCACCCTCCGCACCGAACCGCTGCTCGTATCCGCCATCATCCCCCGGGCCACAATGAGCCCGACAGCACCACCCTGCCCACCCACCGCGAGGATGGCCGACATGACACTGCGCTGCGCCGTACTCGACGACTTCCAGTCCGTCGCCACCACCGTCGCCGACTGGTCCCCCGTCGCCGGCGCCGTCGAGGTGGTCACCTTCTCCACGCACTTCGCCACCGAGGACGAACTCACCGCCGCACTCGCCGATTTCGACATCGTCGTCACCCTGCGCGAACGCAACGCGTTCTCCGCGGACCTGTTCGCCCGGCTGCCGCGGCTGAAGCTGCTCGTCGCCTCCGGAATGCGCAACTCCGTCATCGACTTCGCCGCCGCCGAACGCCACGGCGTCACC from Streptomyces sp. FIT100 includes these protein-coding regions:
- a CDS encoding HAMP domain-containing sensor histidine kinase; amino-acid sequence: MSLRHTGPGPGDAFRPGPQRPRPHRRRPRNRRRRPRLPAWTATLTWKAAVFITVMCCALAALLGALVHVSVTRQTVDQAREKALSRLDDVTTRYETGEPLGPWGQLDPPGLPEQLRALALGGQRGTVVTEYEGDPTMWAAGPADGRAIAVRVDYALSAQTITNLDRAILGSSVLAIGATLLVGAFSVSRVTSRLHLTAQVARRIGAGDLDARVNDPRTKDPSRPEDEVATVSAALDTMASALQEKLLNEQRFTADVAHELRTPLTGLSAAAELLPPGRPSELVQDRVRTLRALTEDLLEISRLDAGGETVDLDIHELAPLAERVVRPVRAAGSETELRIARRARVETDKRRLERVLNNLITNAHTHGAPPVVVTVDGAEVSVRDHGRGYPAYLLERGPQRFRTESGGKGHGLGLTIAVGQAAVIGAELTFADAPDGGAVARLRLPEYVHLADAPPMPDGTPDVLDKRA
- a CDS encoding HEAT repeat domain-containing protein, which encodes MFTGIDEVDWASLGHAYGPADDVPGLLRGLASPDPVEREAALDGMYAAVHHQGDVYDSTLACIPFLLELVASPEVQDRGAVVELLTSIGGIELDGDDEPGPDEEEFEEAANYAMAASAVAAGADVFTGLLSDDDPGVRLAVPCALAVLHGEPARVLALLRGRLAAEQDAEVRLALVEAVGRIALRHAALRAEAAQWLSGLLAPDHPAGLRLAALAQLARCAPDALPKGIAATVPALLREADGPGGPGHGRGTDDLLRTLHSALGDRVDERVALLVARLSDGDPAQRTDAVWMCHGLIRTWRGPYEELVRSVGAQLGDPEPRLRAAAASLLESLFGLARPAADALAARIDTSGAGAGPRDDRALIALARLGDPRAVPALAVALAEPEPPRGAAFAVPYLGQSAAPLAPVLRRRLGEVGLDDQLFDRAGPLLRALGALRAAEALPEVLRVLRGAPQRGGEWVTESALRALAAFGPAALPAAPELCALLRSPSSSVATAAARALWSVAGDADAVLPVLRRFLAADGPDERRSAATALGFLGAPAKPAVPALRGLLAARERWLRMDAAIALWRVTGETGDALPVLLTAWEENRYGRVEVAECLARMGPAASPAAPLLRAELSRPRRHNVLDGGSGTHDIERDERLLTLCRQALADQG
- a CDS encoding nuclease-related domain-containing protein; the encoded protein is MSGLRVTPVARHGRSRLYVSLPSGLNAAWYDRETNRVSLVLTELREEVLAALAPYLTGDITVGPPPVPTAEELARLSLHPDDDLAPNRPGEALHLALDGAASPGRRPLRTDPRLTELAAQQRVGAELDRLENAGWRVLHSVPLPGADRIDHLAIGPAGVLAVRTLAARGRRVRVEGVLVRTGRAEPRPELRRTRGAAQRASLALAAAVRPVLAVAGAARLDVPPLPRDVRIVADTEVAGLARLAGVLKPADVESLYGRARDRRTWLRA
- a CDS encoding nuclear transport factor 2 family protein, which translates into the protein MPVPRLPDTGYTPTPGELASIQAWFAEYDAAGARRDIERMADMAVFPLNLVSDDSAGNGASAQWDRARFVATMTQVMGDGSDAIAFESTRTPVFLGPAMAVVFTDSLMTMGDTTQRLRYADILIKRDGVWAFQTMLQGGWGDNLG
- a CDS encoding ATP-dependent DNA ligase produces the protein MKVALAEPVAALPRGAGLAYEPKFDGHRLLVFTLDGTAVLQARSGRIVTAAFPDLAAAALALPDGTVLDGEVVVWTGGRIDFAAVQRRAAATVSRAALLASRLPASYAAFDLLAEGGRDLRSAPYERRRERLVALVGPLGPPLQPVPMTTDAELAATWYETLTATGVEGLVIKRLGGPYRPGARDWRKLRHTHVRDAAVVGFTGPADRPAALVLVLPDDDTPVVSSPLPPALRSHAATTLAGRGTGAADGVAMAIGVGEVPYRGVAPGLVAEVERGTTRHSVVTVLRLRDDLINQV
- the ligD gene encoding non-homologous end-joining DNA ligase, which encodes MTPITEVEGRRLSLSNLEKVLYPATGTTKGEVLHYYALTAEPLLAQLRDRPLSFLRYPDGPDGQLFFTKNPPPGTPDWVQVSEVPRSSRETGEQVVVQDLPSLMWAANLVVEFHTPQWRVDAPAVADRLVLDLDPGAPATVVECCEVALWLRERLAADGLEAYAKTSGSKGLHLLVPLEPRPSPEVSAYAKGLAVEAEAELGGLVVHRMTRALRPGKVFVDHSQNAAAKTTATPYTLRARTEPTVSAPVTWEEVGGCDSPAALVFRHDAIAGRLERYGDLLAPLLDPAHAGSLP
- a CDS encoding Ku protein translates to MRSIWNGAISFGLVSIPIKLVNATESRSVSFRQIHAADGGRIRYRKVCELDDQEVAAAEIGKAYEDADGTLIPITDEDLASLPLPTAKTIEIVAFVPAAEIDPLQMDAAYYLSANGVPAAKPYTLLREALKRSKKVAVAKYALRGRERLGMLRVVDDVIAMHGLLWPDEIRRPEGVAPETDVTIRDAELDLADALMDTLGRVDLDTLHDDYRAAVEELIAAKAEGVEPSPERAPAAAGGKVIDLMAALESSVKAAKEARGAEGEEVARAAETAEAAETAEVTELKPRKRAAKKTTAKAVPKETGTKKSTAATTAATKKTAAKKTAATAKSTTKKAAPAKKTTPRKRASA